CTTTTCTTCTTCAGTGGTTTAAGATGTTCCGGCCGTTCCTTCATTTTAACTAAAGGCCCTCTAATGAATAAATCAAGCCAATCTTTTCCGTAGAAAGGAGCTACAGGAGATAAATATGGCTGCCTTAGTGAAGATAATCCATTAAGGTGAGCTAAAATGATAATCATCGCAAGAACAATCCCTATAATCCCTAGAAACGAAGAACACACAAGAAGAATGAATTGAATTAATGAATTTGCCTTTGTCACAAGGTAATTAGGAACAAGAAAGGATGCGATAGTTGAAATTCCTACCATGACAATTAACACTTTACTAGCCAAACCAGCCTCAACTGCTGCTTGACCAATTACAATACCCCCAATAACCCCAAGTGTTTGACCAGTCTTTGTTGGCATCCTTAAACTTGCTTCTTTTATAATTTCAATAAAAATCAACATGATAAATGCTTCCCAAAAAGGAGTGAAAGGAAGCTTGCTCCTTGATTCCACCAAGACGAAAAGCGTTTGTAAAGGAATCATTTGATAGTGATGAGTTGTTAGTGCCACGTAGAAAGGAATTAATGTGATAGAGAGAATAAAACTTACATATCTTATGATGCGCAAAAAACTCGCAACGACCCAACGATTAATATAATCCTCTGGTGATTGGAACAAATGAAACATAGTAATAGGGGCAACTAACGCAAAAGGTGTATTGTCTACCAGGATCGTAATTTTTCCTATTCCCAGGGAATAAGCAACAACATCAGGTCGGTCAGTCTGCTGAAACTGAGGAAAAATACTGTCTGGATTTTCCTCAATAAATGCAGCTACTTGAGATGATTCAAAGAAGAGATCATAATTAATTTCTAAAATTTTCTTTTTCGCAATTGAAACAAATTCTGGATTGGTCAGTCCCTCTATGTACAATAAGACAACATTTGTCTCACTTAAAGAACCAACGGTGAACTTCTCTGTTTTCAGTTCATGTGTTGGAAGGCGTTTCCGAATAAGTGTAATATTTTGTTCAAGCTGTTCACTGAAGCTGTCCTTTGCTCCTAATAGGATGGTTTCAGTATCCGATGGTTCAATTGCACGTCCAAGCGGATTTTTTAATGGGATAGCGAACCAAAGGTTTGACGAAGAGTCAAATAACACAACAGATCCTTGAAACAGCTGCTTTTTCGCTTCATTTAAAGTAGAAATAGAGTTAATTGTTGAATGAACATAGTATTCTTGAATGGACTGTTTGGAACGATTAGATAAAGGTTTTACAATGCTTTCATTTAATCTCTCTTGGTCAATTAAGGTTCTTATGTAGATAAGAACAACATGTTGATTTTCAGAAATGTTAAGCTCGACAAATTCCGCATCATCCATTTGAACGAGGGCTTTTTTTAGAGACTCTATTGATATTTTTAATTCCACATTTGATTGAGAAACAGGCTTATTTTCATTTGATTGTATTTTCCGAAACATGTATATTCCTCATCTCTATAAAAAAATGCATCTTTGAAAGAACGGTAAA
This genomic interval from Lysinibacillus sphaericus contains the following:
- a CDS encoding spore germination protein, which translates into the protein MFRKIQSNENKPVSQSNVELKISIESLKKALVQMDDAEFVELNISENQHVVLIYIRTLIDQERLNESIVKPLSNRSKQSIQEYYVHSTINSISTLNEAKKQLFQGSVVLFDSSSNLWFAIPLKNPLGRAIEPSDTETILLGAKDSFSEQLEQNITLIRKRLPTHELKTEKFTVGSLSETNVVLLYIEGLTNPEFVSIAKKKILEINYDLFFESSQVAAFIEENPDSIFPQFQQTDRPDVVAYSLGIGKITILVDNTPFALVAPITMFHLFQSPEDYINRWVVASFLRIIRYVSFILSITLIPFYVALTTHHYQMIPLQTLFVLVESRSKLPFTPFWEAFIMLIFIEIIKEASLRMPTKTGQTLGVIGGIVIGQAAVEAGLASKVLIVMVGISTIASFLVPNYLVTKANSLIQFILLVCSSFLGIIGIVLAMIIILAHLNGLSSLRQPYLSPVAPFYGKDWLDLFIRGPLVKMKERPEHLKPLKKKRYQARR